One genomic window of Gossypium hirsutum isolate 1008001.06 chromosome D11, Gossypium_hirsutum_v2.1, whole genome shotgun sequence includes the following:
- the LOC107963745 gene encoding ervatamin-B, producing MGLLTSSLLPNFLPKLLLLETMTNSNFVLLFIVGILATQAMSRTVYESAIAEHEQWMVKHGRNYKNKAEKDKRFKIFKENLEYIQNFNNAGNRTYKLSINKYSDLTHDEFVAARTGYINPGNTMTSMETSFRYAEFTDVPTSLDWKSKGAVTSVKDQEQCGCCWAFAAVAAMEGLNQITNGNLVSLSEQQVLDCSGNSNGCNGGNKIEAFKYVIQNNGLTKEDNYPYQAMQGTCDLQKQASQVAHISNYESVPTNSEQELLKAVSNQPVAVSIEGSGTDFRHYSSGIFNGYCGTNPDHAVTIVGFGTSDDGTDYWLVKNQWGEDWGENGYIRMQRNVADSQGLCGLAIRPAYPTA from the exons ATGGGGCTGCTCACTTCTTCACTACTTCCCAATTTCTTACCAAAACTCCTCCTCTTAGAAACAATGACTAATTCAAACTTTGTCTTGCTTTTCATTGTCGGGATTTTAGCAACTCAGGCAATGTCTCGCACTGTGTATGAATCAGCCATTGCAGAACATGAGCAATGGATGGTTAAGCATGGTCGAAATTACAAGAACAAAGCTGAGAAAGATAAACGCTTTAAGATATTCAAGGAGAACTTGGAATATATTCAGAACTTTAATAATGCAGGAAACAGAACATACAAGTTGAGTATTAACAAGTACTCGGACTTGACACATGACGAATTCGTCGCAGCTCGTACCGGATACATTAATCCAGGCAACACAATGACATCTATGGAAACATCGTTTCGCTACGCCGAGTTTACAGATGTTCCGACAAGCTTGGATTGGAAATCGAAAGGCGCTGTCACCTCTGTTAAGGACCAAGAGCAATGCG GGTGTTGTTGGGCATTTGCTGCAGTGGCAGCCATGGAAGGTCTGAACCAAATCACGAACGGAAACCTGGTCTCATTGTCCGAGCAACAAGTATTGGACTGCAGCGGTAATAGCAATGGTTGCAACGGTGGTAACAAGATAGAAGCCTTCAAATACGTCATTCAGAACAATGGATTAACCAAGGAAGACAATTATCCATATCAAGCTATGCAAGGAACTTGTGACTTACAAAAACAGGCATCCCAAGTTGCCCATATCAGCAACTATGAATCCGTACCTACCAACAGTGAGCAAGAGTTACTTAAGGCTGTCTCGAACCAACCAGTCGCAGTTAGCATTGAAGGTAGCGGAACCGATTTTAGACATTACAGCAGTGGGATTTTCAATGGATACTGCGGAACTAATCCCGACCATGCTGTCACTATCGTTGGATTCGGGACCAGCGACGATGGTACCGATTACTGGTTGGTGAAGAATCAATGGGGTGAAGATTGGGGAGAAAATGGATACATAAGGATGCAAAGGAATGTGGCCGACTCCCAAGGTCTTTGCGGGCTTGCCATTAGACCAGCCTATCCAACCGCATAA
- the LOC107963754 gene encoding probable leucine-rich repeat receptor-like serine/threonine-protein kinase At3g14840 isoform X1, with amino-acid sequence MKNPIFATQFFVHSNQAKRSSRIPLQKSPNMFIHRLLFASVLIIVCCITTLTNGATLPNDEVEALRSTGKILGKTNWNFDIDPCSRGNSWLDQPTRYYANNVTCDCSFNNNTTCHVTHILLTAQNLLGTLPPNLTSLPFLQKIDLTRNYLSGPIPPEWGSTRLVSISLLGNQLTGSIPGELANLRNLTSLILDNNDLFGTLPAALGNLSKIERLHLSSNKFTGEIPEVFARLTSLKEFRISDNNFTGQIPDFIFQNWTNLEQIYMEASGLSGPIPSINATLENLEYIIISDLNGAETSFPQLFINVSLPKLDRLMLRSCNLIGEIPASFGTSFTTIHVLDLSFNRLSGKIPEELSALALTNLFLNGNNFTGTVPSWMLNTNVQIDLSYNNFTDTGVSDCQQNSPNLFSSIAKVNNTGIVPCLTSRINCTSEPLHFVHINCGGRITTVNDTTYEADYDQAGPSTFYRTTNWAFSSTGIFLSDDLPDDILVLNNGQVSVDGDEEELYTNARLAPSSLTYYAICLANATYTVNLHFAEIQFTDDQTYSSLGRRIFDVYIQGKQELKDFNIEEEAGGAGIPIVKKFTVNVSDGTLEIHFRWAGKGTTSMPERSIYGPLISAISVFDPGYKPPSKSGGRISTDTMAGIVAGTTSATLLIVGIFWWNCCYKLDDEESGVLFCDEFQNGMELRKFSLVQIAKMTNNFNGEKLGKGGFGVVYKGYLRDSDTYVAVKRISKASKQGIKEYASEVKIISQLRHKNLVKLIGQCHEKGELILVYELMTNGSLDSYLFKGKTLLTWEVRFKIVQDLASALFYLHEEGDRCVLHRDIKASNIMLDSSFNAKLGDFGLARLVDHEKASQTTHLAGTLGYLAPECVSSGKASKESDVYSFGVVALEIACGRRSIESKYEESQVSLVDWVWDSYGSQRLLDVADPKLSMNFNAKQMECLLMIGLWCVHPDQHLRPSIRQTIQVLNFEAPLPKLPSTRPTATYNAEITSEIQTSEPCFSDMSITVPR; translated from the exons ATGAAAAACCCAATCTTTGCAACCCAattttttgttcattcaaatcaagcaaaaaggagctcTCGAATCCCTCTCCAAAAATCTCCCAACATGTTCATTCATCGACTCCTTTTTGCTTCAGTATTAATCATAGTTTGTTGCATCACAACACTTACAAATGGAGCTACACTTCCAAATGATGAAG TGGAAGCTTTGAGAAGCACTGGCAAGATATTGGGGAAGACAAACTGGAACTTTGACATTGATCCATGCAGTAGAGGCAATAGTTGGTTGGACCAACCCACACGTTATTATGCTAATAATGTTACTTGTGATTGCTCCTTCAACAATAACACTACCTGCCATGTCACCCacat ATTACTCACAGCACAAAATCTCTTGGGTACTCTTCCACCAAACTTAACAAGTCTCCCTTTCCTTCAAAAAAT TGACCTAACTCGAAATTATCTTAGTGGCCCCATTCCTCCAGAATGGGGTTCTACGCGACTCGTCAGCAT TTCCCTTCTTGGAAATCAATTAACAGGTTCAATTCCAGGAGAGCTAGCAAATCTCAGAAACCTTACTTCCTT AATCCTTGACAACAATGATCTTTTTGGAACTTTACCTGCAGCACTAGGGAATCTATCCAAAATTGAGCGATT GCATCTTAGTTCCAACAAATTTACTGGTGAAATACCTGAAGTATTTGCAAGGCTGACTTCATTGAAGGAATT TCGGATTAGTGACAATAACTTTACAGGACAGATTCCTGACTTCATATTCCAAAATTGGACAAATCTCGAACAGAT ATATATGGAGGCAAGTGGTTTGAGTGGTCCAATTCCATCCATTAATGCCACTTTAGAAAACTTAGAATACAT AATAATTAGTGACTTGAATGGAGCTGAAACAAGTTTTCCACAACTATTTATCAATGTCAGTTTGCCTAAATTGGATAGACT GATGCTGAGGAGTTGCAATCTCATTGGAGAGATACCTGCTTCTTTTGGGACGTCATTCACAACAATACATGTCTT GGATCTCAGCTTTAACAGACTCAGTGGAAAAATTCCAGAAGAGCTTTCTGCTCTTGCTTTGACTAATTT GTTCTTAAATGGAAACAATTTTACTGGAACAGTCCCTTCATGGATGCTTAATACAAACGTACAAAT CGATCTTTCATATAACAACTTCACAGACACTGGTGTATCAGACTGCCAACAAAATAGCCC GAACTTGTTCTCAAGCATTGCAAAAGTCAATAACAC GGGAATTGTTCCATGTTTGACAAGCCGAATTAACTGCACATCAGAAC CTTTGCACTTTGTCCATATAAACTGTGGAGGGAGAATAACAACTGTTAATGACACCACTTACGAAGCCGATTACGATCAAGCCGGGCCTTCGACATTTTACCGAACTACCAACTGGGCATTTAGCAGCACCGGAATTTTTCTTAGCGATGACCTCCCCGACGACATCTTAGTTTTGAACAATGGACAAGTTTCTGTGGATGGTGATGAAGAAGAACTCTACACAAATGCAAGGCTAGCGCCTAGCTCTTTGACTTACTATGCAATTTGTCTCGCCAATGCAACTTACACAGTAAACCTCCATTTTGCTGAGATTCAGTTCACTGATGATCAAACTTATAGCAGTTTGGGGAGACGAATATTTGATGTGTACATTCAG GGAAAGCAGGAGCTGAAGGATTTCAATATTGAAGAAGAAGCTGGAGGGGCAGGCATAccaatagtaaaaaaatttactGTAAATGTATCCGATGGCACTTTGGAGATCCATTTCCGGTGGGCCGGGAAAGGGACAACTTCTATGCCGGAGAGAAGCATCTATGGTCCTCTTATCTCAGCAATATCTGTTTTCGATCCTG GTTATAAACCCCCATCAAAAAGTGGTGGTCGTATCTCGACAGATACAATGGCTGGTATCGTTGCTGGAACAACGTCTGCTACTTTGTTGATTGTAGGCATCTTTTGGTGGAATTGCTGTTATAAATTAGATGATGAAGAATCTGGTGTTCTCTTTTGCGATGAATTCCAAAATGGGATGGAACTTAGGAAGTTTTCCTTGGTACAAATAGCTAAAATGACCAATAATTTCAACGGTGAAAAACTAGGAAAAGGAGGGTTTGGTGTAGTTTATAAAGGGTACTTAAGGGACTCGGATACTTATGTTGCTGTTAAACGGATTTCAAAGGCCTCTAAGCAAGGAATTAAGGAATATGCATCTGAAGTGAAGATTATTAGCCAATTAAGGCACAAGAATCTTGTGAAGCTTATTGGTCAGTGTCATGAAAAAGGAGAACTTATACTTGTTTATGAGTTAATGACTAATGGCAGCCTAGATTCCTATCTTTTTAAAGGTAAAACCTTATTGACTTGGGAAGTGAGATTTAAAATTGTGCAGGACCTGGCATCAGCACTATTCTATCTTCATGAAGAAGGTGACCGTTGCGTACTACACAGAGATATCAAAGCGAGCAACATTATGTTAGATTCTAGTTTCAATGCTAAACTTGGGGATTTCGGGCTTGCTAGGCTAGTGGATCATGAAAAAGCGTCACAAACCACCCATTTAGCTGGGACTTTGGGCTATTTGGCACCTGAATGTGTTTCATCGGGAAAAGCTAGTAAGGAATCGGATGTCTACAGCTTTGGAGTTGTGGCATTGGAGATTGCATGCGGTAGAAGATCAATAGAGTCCAAATATGAAGAATCTCAAGTTTCATTGGTGGATTGGGTGTGGGATTCATATGGAAGCCAACGGTTGCTTGATGTAGCTGACCCAAAATTAAGTATGAACTTTAATGCTAAACAAATGGAATGCTTGTTAATGATTGGATTGTGGTGCGTCCATCCAGACCAGCATTTAAGACCGTCGATAAGGCAAACAATTCAGGTTCTTAATTTTGAAGCACCATTGCCGAAGCTTCCAAGTACGAGGCCAACTGCCACATATAATGCAGAAATCACTTCAGAAATTCAAACAAGTGAGCCATGTTTTTCTGATATGAGTATTACGGTCCCGCGTTAG
- the LOC107963754 gene encoding probable leucine-rich repeat receptor-like serine/threonine-protein kinase At3g14840 isoform X2, with translation MEASGLSGPIPSINATLENLEYIIISDLNGAETSFPQLFINVSLPKLDRLMLRSCNLIGEIPASFGTSFTTIHVLDLSFNRLSGKIPEELSALALTNLFLNGNNFTGTVPSWMLNTNVQIDLSYNNFTDTGVSDCQQNSPNLFSSIAKVNNTGIVPCLTSRINCTSEPLHFVHINCGGRITTVNDTTYEADYDQAGPSTFYRTTNWAFSSTGIFLSDDLPDDILVLNNGQVSVDGDEEELYTNARLAPSSLTYYAICLANATYTVNLHFAEIQFTDDQTYSSLGRRIFDVYIQGKQELKDFNIEEEAGGAGIPIVKKFTVNVSDGTLEIHFRWAGKGTTSMPERSIYGPLISAISVFDPGYKPPSKSGGRISTDTMAGIVAGTTSATLLIVGIFWWNCCYKLDDEESGVLFCDEFQNGMELRKFSLVQIAKMTNNFNGEKLGKGGFGVVYKGYLRDSDTYVAVKRISKASKQGIKEYASEVKIISQLRHKNLVKLIGQCHEKGELILVYELMTNGSLDSYLFKGKTLLTWEVRFKIVQDLASALFYLHEEGDRCVLHRDIKASNIMLDSSFNAKLGDFGLARLVDHEKASQTTHLAGTLGYLAPECVSSGKASKESDVYSFGVVALEIACGRRSIESKYEESQVSLVDWVWDSYGSQRLLDVADPKLSMNFNAKQMECLLMIGLWCVHPDQHLRPSIRQTIQVLNFEAPLPKLPSTRPTATYNAEITSEIQTSEPCFSDMSITVPR, from the exons ATGGAGGCAAGTGGTTTGAGTGGTCCAATTCCATCCATTAATGCCACTTTAGAAAACTTAGAATACAT AATAATTAGTGACTTGAATGGAGCTGAAACAAGTTTTCCACAACTATTTATCAATGTCAGTTTGCCTAAATTGGATAGACT GATGCTGAGGAGTTGCAATCTCATTGGAGAGATACCTGCTTCTTTTGGGACGTCATTCACAACAATACATGTCTT GGATCTCAGCTTTAACAGACTCAGTGGAAAAATTCCAGAAGAGCTTTCTGCTCTTGCTTTGACTAATTT GTTCTTAAATGGAAACAATTTTACTGGAACAGTCCCTTCATGGATGCTTAATACAAACGTACAAAT CGATCTTTCATATAACAACTTCACAGACACTGGTGTATCAGACTGCCAACAAAATAGCCC GAACTTGTTCTCAAGCATTGCAAAAGTCAATAACAC GGGAATTGTTCCATGTTTGACAAGCCGAATTAACTGCACATCAGAAC CTTTGCACTTTGTCCATATAAACTGTGGAGGGAGAATAACAACTGTTAATGACACCACTTACGAAGCCGATTACGATCAAGCCGGGCCTTCGACATTTTACCGAACTACCAACTGGGCATTTAGCAGCACCGGAATTTTTCTTAGCGATGACCTCCCCGACGACATCTTAGTTTTGAACAATGGACAAGTTTCTGTGGATGGTGATGAAGAAGAACTCTACACAAATGCAAGGCTAGCGCCTAGCTCTTTGACTTACTATGCAATTTGTCTCGCCAATGCAACTTACACAGTAAACCTCCATTTTGCTGAGATTCAGTTCACTGATGATCAAACTTATAGCAGTTTGGGGAGACGAATATTTGATGTGTACATTCAG GGAAAGCAGGAGCTGAAGGATTTCAATATTGAAGAAGAAGCTGGAGGGGCAGGCATAccaatagtaaaaaaatttactGTAAATGTATCCGATGGCACTTTGGAGATCCATTTCCGGTGGGCCGGGAAAGGGACAACTTCTATGCCGGAGAGAAGCATCTATGGTCCTCTTATCTCAGCAATATCTGTTTTCGATCCTG GTTATAAACCCCCATCAAAAAGTGGTGGTCGTATCTCGACAGATACAATGGCTGGTATCGTTGCTGGAACAACGTCTGCTACTTTGTTGATTGTAGGCATCTTTTGGTGGAATTGCTGTTATAAATTAGATGATGAAGAATCTGGTGTTCTCTTTTGCGATGAATTCCAAAATGGGATGGAACTTAGGAAGTTTTCCTTGGTACAAATAGCTAAAATGACCAATAATTTCAACGGTGAAAAACTAGGAAAAGGAGGGTTTGGTGTAGTTTATAAAGGGTACTTAAGGGACTCGGATACTTATGTTGCTGTTAAACGGATTTCAAAGGCCTCTAAGCAAGGAATTAAGGAATATGCATCTGAAGTGAAGATTATTAGCCAATTAAGGCACAAGAATCTTGTGAAGCTTATTGGTCAGTGTCATGAAAAAGGAGAACTTATACTTGTTTATGAGTTAATGACTAATGGCAGCCTAGATTCCTATCTTTTTAAAGGTAAAACCTTATTGACTTGGGAAGTGAGATTTAAAATTGTGCAGGACCTGGCATCAGCACTATTCTATCTTCATGAAGAAGGTGACCGTTGCGTACTACACAGAGATATCAAAGCGAGCAACATTATGTTAGATTCTAGTTTCAATGCTAAACTTGGGGATTTCGGGCTTGCTAGGCTAGTGGATCATGAAAAAGCGTCACAAACCACCCATTTAGCTGGGACTTTGGGCTATTTGGCACCTGAATGTGTTTCATCGGGAAAAGCTAGTAAGGAATCGGATGTCTACAGCTTTGGAGTTGTGGCATTGGAGATTGCATGCGGTAGAAGATCAATAGAGTCCAAATATGAAGAATCTCAAGTTTCATTGGTGGATTGGGTGTGGGATTCATATGGAAGCCAACGGTTGCTTGATGTAGCTGACCCAAAATTAAGTATGAACTTTAATGCTAAACAAATGGAATGCTTGTTAATGATTGGATTGTGGTGCGTCCATCCAGACCAGCATTTAAGACCGTCGATAAGGCAAACAATTCAGGTTCTTAATTTTGAAGCACCATTGCCGAAGCTTCCAAGTACGAGGCCAACTGCCACATATAATGCAGAAATCACTTCAGAAATTCAAACAAGTGAGCCATGTTTTTCTGATATGAGTATTACGGTCCCGCGTTAG